One genomic segment of Amycolatopsis sp. WQ 127309 includes these proteins:
- a CDS encoding RHS repeat-associated core domain-containing protein, which produces MRSVVGRALRGFFVAVVLVAGSVSTAGAVTAPADSQQEAARTPLADVAKTPEPQVPDKSWRVDGNGTFTDDIAIRVPAFHNITPELSLAYDSSARNGLAGVGWTLNGLSEIERAGSGKGAPRYDGTDGYLLDGEELVPCVAGSVSPSCTSGGTHSTKNESFGRVALTGTGAASRWTLTAKDGVKRVYAPVLSAATDLVYRWGLSQVVDTKNNTVSYNWAVNQFECCWEYLDSVTYNQATIKFQYEKRTDTDLEAMGNGGLRTVQGRIKTVDVSVAGSRVRAYKLTYATSDATGRSLLSAVQQFGSDAVLDATGTVTGGTAMPAVSATYQAGAPAFVSGNDNKAFTGNSNDAKDFPMDINGDGKTDMLELWPNFGSYQRKTWLSNGTDFTLASTEGATSLNQNARYLPGDFTGDGKSDLLEFSPSGLGMARQLWVSTGTGFTAGSTGAAQGRNDANSRFLPMDVNGDGKTDVLELYSCGIFPVNFCRATWLSDGTTFTLASNDAGIGMSADRQFEAADVNGDGKSDFIELLPALFGAGTRHIWLSTGTGFVSGATDGGISWSQPDAEGAGSRFLIMDVNDDDKADMVELYPAFGTYTRRTWLSTGYGYKLGATDTSMSYSTASKQLVMDVNGDHRMDMVTLSPGFLGASTKRDIWLSTGTGFAPGASDPTMGTYTCSKGNCTADFLEMDVNGDMRTEMVELYNTNFGLNKGRHVWNMGGAATDVLTSRTNEWGAKTTVSYKPSSAWANTNNPPLTQTVAAVTDDAGPGGAATTNYSYAGGTYYHPERTFLGFRTQRETKPCNAGETACPYTDTTFRQDLAAIGRPERVENHEGDGALLSATVTEYATNGTTVPRTVLPTGTWEYAYTGRSAVCPGADCKRTHTSLAYNAYGEVVTRIEHGDEEQAGDERTTVTTFVPNTTAYIVDKPAAVKVVAGVGAGGTRLSETRTGYDGVKAWDQAPAAGFETTSARWLSTTDAFVETGKEYDAWGNLTAEIDPVGARTTLGYDPAYHVFQTSETNALSQTVDATWDAGCGTPTRVNDLNKQPTTLTYDPLCRVVETTQPGGKFERHQWVNVGDPAGQYEQIEKPAADGTSAPQWSRRYVDGLQRPYRTAAKGPDAATGDIYVDTAYNARGQVASKTAPYYRVAGQAQPATYPTTTVYDGLDRSTRTTLPDGATRTESYGPWSTTTTDESGHTTTDRTDAYGKRVERQQVVGGKPSTAKYVYDLRGNLAQSTDPTGYVITYTTDSLGRQTKVADPDKGATTYEWDAAGRATAQTDANNHRTTFTNDLLGRETGKTSDAGTASAATVSWTYDQVQDGFSNVGKVTSNADAAGTRTFGYDALGHVVKTVRTVGGTAYEFRYGFDTGDRKLWTTYPDGDTQGTAAAPLRYDSAGRLAAIPGYVTSATYNADGKVTTIANANGTVTTRPHDGARGWLTGIKTTSGADVVQDNAFTRDASGKITKVTSPFPDESWTYAYDDADQLTSATADTGTANNQSVSYDAAGNIAANSRTGDYTYDPAHPHAVTTAGSNSYTYDAAGNMTSGAGRTLTWNGDGLLASVVKNGVTSTFTYDADGARLQQVEGSSTRRYLGADYEVDVTAGTTTKYTSIDGTPVARVDGGTKYWVHTDVQGSIQAETNAAGVEVHRKKYRPFGEVLSTGGSLPFESRGFTAERQDSTGLVYLNARYYDPQLGRFISPDPTIDGEDTVGLNRYAYAANDPVNQIDHTGLSCTTSAGKKCDAKDEVKISRSEIIDRAQYWVDHKPGPYYDPENLAPGDTGFSPGPGDGRSYRRDCSGYVSMAWHLSWSASTWTLPDYSHEISRDDLRPGDILNSAEHHVVLFHRWIDNKGNFEYYSFGSTPVKHSTANINDRTLDSHPNSEYRAWRYDNVIEDDPTVQAPTAHSPFS; this is translated from the coding sequence ATGAGGTCGGTAGTCGGCCGCGCGCTGCGCGGATTCTTCGTCGCCGTTGTGCTGGTCGCCGGCAGTGTGAGCACGGCCGGGGCGGTGACCGCGCCCGCCGACAGCCAGCAGGAGGCGGCGCGCACTCCGCTCGCCGACGTCGCGAAGACGCCGGAGCCGCAGGTCCCGGACAAATCCTGGCGGGTCGACGGGAACGGCACGTTCACCGACGACATCGCGATCCGCGTCCCGGCCTTTCACAACATCACCCCGGAACTTTCGCTGGCCTACGATTCCTCCGCGCGCAACGGGCTGGCCGGGGTCGGCTGGACGCTCAACGGCCTGAGCGAGATCGAGCGGGCCGGCAGCGGCAAGGGCGCGCCCCGGTACGACGGCACGGACGGCTACCTCCTCGACGGCGAGGAGCTCGTCCCCTGCGTCGCCGGCAGTGTGAGCCCGAGCTGCACCTCGGGTGGCACGCACTCGACCAAGAACGAGTCCTTCGGGAGGGTCGCGCTGACCGGCACCGGCGCCGCCAGCCGGTGGACCTTGACCGCGAAGGACGGCGTCAAGCGCGTCTACGCGCCGGTGCTGTCCGCCGCGACCGATCTCGTCTACCGGTGGGGCCTCAGCCAGGTCGTCGACACCAAGAACAACACGGTCTCCTACAACTGGGCGGTCAACCAGTTCGAGTGCTGCTGGGAGTACCTCGACTCGGTCACCTACAACCAGGCCACGATCAAGTTCCAGTACGAGAAGCGCACCGACACCGACCTCGAGGCGATGGGCAACGGCGGCCTCCGGACCGTTCAAGGGCGCATCAAGACCGTCGATGTGAGCGTGGCCGGCAGCCGGGTCCGCGCGTACAAGCTGACCTACGCCACCAGTGACGCGACGGGGCGGTCGCTCCTGTCGGCCGTGCAGCAGTTCGGCTCCGACGCCGTGCTGGACGCCACCGGCACCGTCACCGGCGGCACGGCGATGCCGGCCGTCTCGGCGACCTACCAGGCCGGCGCACCCGCGTTCGTCTCCGGCAACGACAACAAGGCGTTCACCGGGAACAGCAACGACGCCAAGGACTTCCCGATGGACATCAACGGCGACGGCAAGACCGACATGCTCGAGCTGTGGCCGAACTTCGGTTCCTACCAACGCAAGACGTGGCTCTCCAACGGCACCGACTTCACGCTCGCCTCGACGGAGGGCGCGACGTCGCTCAACCAGAACGCGCGTTACCTGCCCGGTGACTTCACCGGCGACGGCAAGTCCGATCTGCTGGAGTTCTCCCCCTCCGGCCTGGGCATGGCGCGGCAGCTGTGGGTGTCCACCGGCACCGGCTTCACGGCGGGCTCGACCGGCGCGGCCCAGGGCCGCAACGACGCGAACTCGCGCTTCCTCCCGATGGACGTCAACGGCGACGGCAAGACCGACGTCCTCGAGCTGTACTCCTGCGGCATCTTCCCGGTGAACTTCTGCCGCGCGACATGGCTTTCGGACGGCACCACCTTCACCCTCGCCTCCAACGACGCCGGCATCGGGATGAGCGCGGATCGGCAGTTCGAGGCCGCCGACGTGAACGGTGACGGCAAGTCCGACTTCATCGAGCTGCTGCCCGCGCTCTTCGGCGCCGGTACCCGGCACATCTGGCTGTCCACCGGCACGGGCTTCGTCTCCGGGGCGACCGACGGCGGCATCTCCTGGAGCCAGCCGGACGCGGAGGGCGCGGGCAGCCGGTTCCTGATCATGGACGTCAACGACGACGACAAGGCCGACATGGTCGAGCTCTACCCGGCGTTCGGCACGTACACCCGCCGGACCTGGCTCTCCACCGGCTACGGCTACAAGCTGGGTGCCACCGACACGAGCATGAGCTACAGCACGGCGTCCAAGCAGCTCGTGATGGACGTCAACGGCGACCACCGGATGGACATGGTCACCCTCTCCCCCGGATTCCTGGGGGCGTCGACGAAGCGCGACATCTGGCTGTCCACCGGCACCGGCTTCGCACCCGGCGCGAGCGACCCGACGATGGGGACCTACACCTGCAGCAAGGGCAACTGCACCGCCGACTTCCTCGAGATGGACGTCAACGGCGACATGCGCACGGAGATGGTGGAGCTCTACAACACCAACTTCGGCCTCAACAAGGGGCGCCACGTCTGGAACATGGGTGGCGCGGCGACCGACGTGCTGACGTCCCGCACCAACGAGTGGGGCGCCAAGACGACGGTGAGCTACAAGCCGTCCTCCGCGTGGGCGAACACGAACAACCCGCCGCTGACCCAGACGGTGGCCGCGGTGACCGACGACGCCGGCCCGGGCGGCGCCGCGACCACGAACTACAGCTACGCGGGCGGGACGTACTACCACCCGGAGCGCACGTTCCTCGGGTTCCGCACGCAGCGGGAGACCAAGCCCTGCAACGCGGGCGAGACGGCGTGCCCGTACACCGACACGACCTTCCGCCAGGACCTCGCCGCGATCGGCCGGCCGGAGCGCGTCGAGAACCACGAAGGTGACGGCGCGCTGCTGAGCGCGACGGTCACCGAATACGCCACCAACGGCACGACCGTGCCGAGGACCGTGCTGCCGACCGGCACCTGGGAGTACGCGTACACCGGCCGGAGTGCGGTCTGCCCCGGAGCGGACTGCAAGCGCACCCACACGAGCCTGGCGTACAACGCCTACGGCGAGGTGGTGACCCGGATCGAGCACGGCGACGAAGAGCAGGCGGGCGACGAGCGCACGACGGTGACCACGTTCGTGCCCAACACTACCGCCTACATCGTGGACAAACCCGCCGCGGTGAAGGTCGTCGCCGGCGTCGGCGCCGGCGGGACCAGGCTCAGCGAGACCCGCACCGGCTACGACGGCGTGAAAGCCTGGGACCAGGCCCCGGCGGCCGGCTTCGAGACGACGTCCGCGCGGTGGCTCTCGACCACGGACGCGTTCGTCGAGACCGGCAAGGAATACGACGCCTGGGGCAACCTCACCGCGGAGATCGACCCGGTCGGCGCGCGCACCACGCTCGGCTACGACCCGGCCTACCACGTGTTCCAGACCTCGGAGACCAACGCGCTGTCCCAGACGGTCGACGCGACGTGGGACGCCGGCTGCGGCACGCCGACCCGGGTGAACGACCTCAACAAGCAGCCGACCACCCTCACCTACGACCCGCTGTGCCGGGTGGTCGAGACCACCCAGCCCGGCGGCAAGTTCGAACGCCACCAGTGGGTGAACGTCGGCGATCCGGCCGGGCAGTACGAGCAGATCGAGAAGCCGGCCGCGGACGGCACGAGCGCTCCGCAGTGGAGCCGCCGCTACGTCGACGGCCTGCAGCGCCCGTACCGCACCGCGGCGAAGGGCCCGGACGCCGCGACCGGCGACATCTACGTCGACACGGCGTACAACGCCCGCGGCCAGGTCGCGTCGAAGACCGCGCCCTACTACCGGGTGGCGGGCCAGGCGCAGCCGGCGACCTACCCGACGACCACCGTCTACGACGGACTCGACCGGTCGACCAGGACGACGCTGCCGGACGGCGCGACCCGGACCGAGAGCTACGGCCCGTGGTCGACCACCACCACAGACGAGAGCGGCCACACCACGACCGACCGCACGGACGCGTACGGCAAGCGCGTCGAGCGCCAGCAGGTGGTCGGCGGCAAGCCCAGTACCGCGAAATACGTCTATGACCTGCGCGGCAACCTCGCGCAGTCGACCGACCCGACCGGGTACGTCATCACCTACACCACCGACTCGCTCGGCCGGCAGACGAAGGTGGCGGATCCGGACAAGGGCGCCACCACCTACGAGTGGGACGCCGCCGGCCGGGCGACCGCGCAGACCGACGCGAACAACCACCGCACGACCTTCACCAACGACCTGCTGGGGCGCGAGACCGGCAAGACGTCCGACGCGGGCACCGCTTCCGCCGCAACGGTTTCCTGGACCTACGACCAGGTCCAGGACGGCTTCTCCAACGTCGGCAAGGTCACCTCGAACGCCGACGCGGCCGGCACCAGGACGTTCGGCTACGACGCCCTCGGCCACGTCGTCAAGACGGTGCGCACCGTGGGCGGCACGGCCTACGAGTTCCGGTACGGCTTCGACACGGGCGACCGGAAGCTGTGGACCACCTACCCCGACGGTGACACGCAGGGCACCGCGGCGGCGCCGCTGCGCTACGACAGCGCGGGCCGGCTCGCGGCGATCCCGGGCTACGTCACCTCGGCGACCTACAACGCCGACGGCAAGGTGACCACGATCGCCAACGCCAACGGCACCGTGACCACCCGCCCGCACGACGGGGCCCGCGGCTGGCTCACCGGCATCAAGACGACGTCGGGCGCCGACGTCGTCCAGGACAACGCGTTCACCCGCGACGCGAGCGGCAAGATCACGAAGGTCACCAGCCCGTTCCCCGACGAGAGCTGGACGTACGCCTACGACGACGCCGACCAGCTCACCAGTGCGACCGCGGACACCGGCACGGCGAACAACCAGTCCGTCTCCTACGACGCGGCCGGCAACATCGCCGCGAACTCCCGGACCGGCGACTACACCTATGACCCGGCGCACCCGCACGCGGTGACCACCGCCGGCTCGAACAGCTACACCTACGACGCGGCGGGCAACATGACCTCCGGGGCCGGCCGCACCCTGACCTGGAACGGTGACGGCCTGCTGGCCTCGGTCGTCAAGAACGGCGTCACGTCCACGTTCACCTACGACGCCGACGGCGCCCGCCTCCAGCAGGTCGAGGGCAGCTCCACGCGCCGCTACCTCGGTGCCGACTACGAGGTCGACGTCACCGCCGGCACCACCACCAAGTACACCTCGATCGACGGAACGCCGGTGGCCCGGGTCGACGGCGGGACGAAGTACTGGGTGCACACCGACGTCCAGGGTTCGATCCAGGCGGAGACCAACGCCGCCGGTGTCGAGGTCCACCGCAAGAAGTACCGGCCCTTCGGCGAAGTCCTCTCGACCGGCGGGTCGCTGCCCTTCGAGTCGCGCGGCTTCACCGCCGAACGCCAGGACTCGACCGGGCTGGTGTACCTCAACGCCCGCTACTACGACCCGCAGCTGGGCCGGTTCATCTCGCCCGACCCCACCATCGACGGCGAGGACACCGTCGGCCTCAACCGGTACGCCTACGCCGCCAACGACCCGGTGAACCAGATCGACCACACCGGCCTCTCCTGCACGACGTCCGCCGGCAAGAAGTGCGACGCCAAGGACGAGGTGAAGATCAGCCGGTCGGAGATCATCGACCGCGCGCAGTACTGGGTCGATCACAAGCCCGGGCCGTACTACGACCCGGAGAACCTCGCACCCGGTGACACCGGTTTCTCACCCGGACCGGGCGACGGGCGCTCGTACCGCCGCGACTGCTCCGGTTACGTCTCGATGGCGTGGCACCTCAGCTGGAGCGCGAGCACGTGGACCCTGCCCGACTACTCCCACGAGATCAGCCGCGACGACCTCAGGCCCGGAGACATCCTCAACTCGGCCGAGCACCACGTGGTCCTCTTCCACCGGTGGATCGACAACAAGGGGAACTTCGAGTACTACTCGTTCGGCTCCACCCCGGTGAAGCACAGCACGGCCAACATCAACGATCGGACCCTGGACAGTCACCCGAACAGCGAGTACCGGGCGTGGCGCTACGACAACGTCATCGAGGACGATCCCACCGTCCAGGCTCCCACCGCCCACTCGCCGTTCTCCTAG
- a CDS encoding MerR family transcriptional regulator yields MRIGELAAQAGVSVRSLRYYEQQGLLTSTRSSSGQRHYTDGEIERVAFIQRLFDAGLSSRTIAELLPCVESPSEGNSDAAFARMQQERDRLTQHIADLVHTRDSLDGLLAANRAHRASLRAAVGG; encoded by the coding sequence GTGCGGATCGGCGAACTGGCGGCACAAGCCGGGGTGAGTGTGCGGTCCCTGCGCTACTACGAACAGCAGGGGCTGCTCACCAGCACCCGCAGCAGCAGCGGGCAACGGCACTACACGGACGGCGAAATCGAGCGGGTGGCCTTCATCCAGCGCCTGTTCGACGCCGGCCTGTCCAGCCGCACGATCGCCGAGCTGCTGCCCTGCGTCGAGTCGCCCAGCGAGGGCAACTCGGACGCCGCGTTCGCGCGGATGCAGCAGGAACGCGACCGGCTGACCCAGCACATCGCCGACCTCGTCCACACCCGTGACTCGCTCGACGGTCTCCTCGCCGCGAACCGGGCCCACCGCGCGTCGCTCCGGGCGGCGGTCGGCGGCTGA